A region of Vitis riparia cultivar Riparia Gloire de Montpellier isolate 1030 chromosome 12, EGFV_Vit.rip_1.0, whole genome shotgun sequence DNA encodes the following proteins:
- the LOC117925932 gene encoding putative disease resistance RPP13-like protein 1 yields MASRDILTFLRGQKLSETLLRKLQMKLLEVQAVLNDAEAKQITNSSVKDWVDELKDVVYDAEDLVDDITTEALRRTMEYDSQTQVRNIIFGEGIESRVEEITDILEYLAQKKDVLGLKRGVGDKFSQRWQTTSLVDESGVCGRDGDKEEIVKFLLSHNASGNKISVIALVGMGGIGKTTLAQVVYNDRKVVECFALKAWVCVSDEFDLVRITKTIVKAIDSGTSKNSSDDNDLNLLQLKLKERLSGKQFFLVLDDVWNENYNNWDRLQTPFTVGLPGSKIIVTTRSDKVASVMRSVRIHHLGQLSFDDCWSLFAKHAFENGDSSLHPELQEIGKEIVKKCKGLPLAAKTLGGALYSESRVEEWENVLNSETWDLANDEILPALRLSYSFLPSHLKQCFAYCSIFPKDYEFEKENLILLWMAEGFLDQSASKKTMEKVGDGYFYSLVSRSFFQKSSSHKSYFVMHDLINDLAQLVSGKFCVQLKDGKMNEIPEKFRHLSYFISEYDLFERFETLTNVNGLRTFLPLTLGYLPRYHLMDKASKNRHPCTYFYLPRFPLSNKVPNDLLPKIQYLRVLSLCYYGIIELPDTIGNLKHLRYLDLSYTPIKRVGKESGTRVGELRELSHIGGILRIKELQNVVDGRDPSEANLVGKQYLDDLRLEWNDDDGVDQNEADIVLNNLQPHSNLKRLTIQGYGGLRFPDWLGGPAMLMINMVSLCLWRCKNVTAFPPLGQLPSLKHLYISGAAEVERVGAEFYGTDSSSTKPSFVSLKALSFSFMPKWKEWLCLGGQGGEFPRLKELYIQYCPKLTGDLPNHLPLLTKLEIEECEQLVAPLPRVPAIRELTTRNNSDVFLRSPASDFMRLESLITSDISQWTELPPVLQKLWIENANTLESLLEEEKLQSNTCLKDLTIRNCSFSRTLRGVCLPITLKSLSIYKSKNLELLLLEFFKCHFSLLEHLNIYDSTCNSLSCFPLSIFPRLTFLQINEVRGLESLSFSISEGDPTSFDELFISGCPNLVSIELPALNFSRFSIYNCKNLKSLLHNAACFQSLTLDGCPELIFPV; encoded by the exons ATGGCTTCTCGCGACATCCTCACCTTCCTCCGGGGACAGAAACTCAGTGAGACGCTCCTAAGGAAGTTGCAGATGAAATTGCTGGAAGTTCAGGCAGTGCTGAATGACGCCGAGGCCAAGCAAATCACGAATTCATCTGTTAAAGATTGGGTCGATGAGCTGAAAGATGTCGTGTATGATGCGGAGGACCTGGTGGATGATATCACCACTGAAGCTTTACGACGCACGATGGAGTATGATTCTCAAACTCAGGTACGGAACATCATCTTTGGTGAGGGGATCGAGTCCAGGGTAGAGGAGATCACTGACATACTAGAATATCTTGCACAAAAAAAAGATGTTCTCGGGTTGAAAAGAGGCGTTGGAGATAAATTTTCACAAAGATGGCAGACAACTTCCTTGGTAGATGAGTCTGGGGTGTGCGGTAGGGATGGTGATAAAGAGGAGATAGTTAAATTTTTGTTGTCCCATAATGCAAGTGGGAATAAGATAAGTGTGATCGCCCTGGTGGGTATGGGCGGTATTGGAAAGACCACACTTGCTCAGGTGGTCTATAATGATAGGAAAGTGGTGGAATGCTTTGCCCTTAAAGCATGGGTTTGTGTTTCAGACGAATTTGATCTTGTCAGGATAACGAAAACAATTGTTAAGGCAATCGATTCCGGGACTTCTAAAAATTCGTCTGATGACAATGATTTGAATCTGCTTCAACTTAAACTGAAGGAGAGACTTAGCGGGAAGCAATTCTTTCTTGTCCTTGATGATGTTTGGAATGAAAACTATAATAATTGGGATAGGCTACAAACTCCCTTCACTGTTGGCCTACCTGGAAGTAAGATTATTGTAACTACACGTAGTGATAAGGTTGCATCAGTCATGCGTTCAGTCCGTATTCATCATTTGGGACAGTTATCCTTTGACGACTGCTGGTCCCTATTTGCAAAacatgcatttgaaaatggagATTCTAGTCTACATCCAGAACTACAAGAAATTGGCAAAGAGATTGTGAAAAAGTGTAAAGGATTGCCTTTGGCTGCAAAGACCCTAGGGGGTGCCTTATACTCAGAATCACGAGTAGAAGAATGGGAAAATGTATTGAACAGTGAAACTTGGGATTTAGCAAATGATGAAATTCTCCCTGCCTTAAGGTTAAGCTATTCTTTTCTTCCTTCCCATTTAAAGCAGTGTTTTGCATATTGCTCAATTTTTCCTAAAGACTAcgaatttgaaaaggaaaacttGATTCTATTATGGATGGCAGAAGGTTTTTTGGACCAATCTGCAAGCAAGAAAACAATGGAAAAGGTGGGTGATGGCTACTTTTATAGCCTAGTATCAAGGTCATTTTTTCAGAAGTCTAGTAGCCACAAATCATATTTTGTAATGCATGATCTCATCAACGACTTGGCTCAACTTGTTTCCGGAAAATTTTGTGTTCAGTTGAAAGATGGTAAGATGAATGAAATTCCTGAAAAGTTTCGCCACTTATCATACTTTATAAGTGAATATGATCTCTTTGAGAGATTCGAGACCCTTACTAACGTGAATGGCCTTCGGACCTTCTTACCCTTGACCCTAGGCTATTTGCCTAGGTATCACTTGATGGATAAGGCTTCAAAGAATAGGCACCCAtgcacttatttttatttaccaaGGTTTCCATTGAGTAATAAAGTTCCAAATGATTTATTACCGAAAATTCAATATTTGCGAGTGTTGTCATTGTGTTACTATGGGATAATTGAATTGCCTGATacaattggaaatttgaaacaCTTGCGTTATTTGGACCTTTCCTACACACCCATCAAAAG AGTGGGCAAAGAGAGTGGGACAAGGGTTGGAGAGTTGAGGGAGCTTTCCCACATTGGTGGCATTCTTCGCATTAAAGAGTTGCAGAATGTGGTCGATGGTAGGGATCCCTCGGAGGCTAATTTGGTGGGCAAACAGTACCTGGATGATTTGCGCTTGGAGTGGAATGACGATGATGGTGTTGATCAAAATGAAGCAGACATAGTGCTCAACAACTTACAACCTCATTCAAACTTAAAGAGACTCACGATTCAAGGATATGGTGGTTTAAGATTTCCAGATTGGTTGGGAGGTCCCGCAATGCTGATGATCAATATGGTGTCCCTATGTCTCTGGCGTTGTAAGAATGTGACAGCCTTCCCACCGCTTGGACAACTACCCTCTCTTAAACATTTATATATCAGTGGGGCGGCGGAAGTAGAAAGGGTGGGTGCTGAGTTTTATGGGACTGATTCTTCCTCAACTAAGCCTTCCTTTGTATCCCTCAAAGCTCTGTCATTTTCGTTTATGCCAAAATGGAAGGAATGGTTGTGTTTGGGAGGCCAGGGTGGAGAATTCCCTCGTCTCAAGGAGCTTTATATACAGTATTGTCCCAAGCTAACTGGGGACTTACCAAACCATCTGCCATTGTTGACGAAACTAGAGATTGAAGAATGTGAGCAGCTTGTGGCTCCACTTCCAAGGGTTCCAGCCATCCGCGAATTAACGACGAGGAATAATAGTGATGTGTTTTTGAGGAGCCCAGCTAGTGATTTCATGCGTCTTGAGAGTTTGATTACTTCAGACATCTCACAGTGGACGGAACTGCCACCAGTACTGCAGAAGCTCTGGATTGAAAATGCCAACACTTTGGAGTCCCTACTGGAGGAGGAAAAATTGCAAAGCAATACTTGTCTGAAAGATTTGACAATCAGAAATTGTTCTTTTTCCAGAACCTTGCGTGGAGTTTGTTTACCCATTACATTGAAATCATTGTCTATCTATAAATCAAAGAACCTAGAGTTGCTCCTACTTGAGTTCTTCAAATGTCACTTCTCTTTACTAGAACATTTGAACATCTACGATAGTACTTGCAATTCTCTCTCGTGCTTCCCGCTCAGCATCTTCCCAAGGTTGACTTTTCTTCAGATCAACGAAGTGAGAGGCCTTGAATCCCTCTCCTTTTCAATTTCAGAGGGGGATCCTACATCTTTTGATGAGCTGTTCATCAGTGGGTGCCCTAATCTTGTGTCTATTGAATTGCCAGCGCTCAACTTCTCACGATTTTCCATCTACAATTGCAAGAATCTCAAGTCGCTGTTGCACAACGCTGCATGCTTTCAGTCATTAACATTGGATGGTTGTCCTGAATTGATATTCCCAGTGTAG